tttaaattgtgttaaaaaagtAGCAAGCACATTTCCCTTGGACATACAACagaaattaagaaaacaaatggCCATgaattaaatgttaatttacTAACAACTGCATGCTttgtaaaaaatagtttttattcaagatttttttcttaaaacttaagtttatctttattataaaaaaacaatttaatttgtctaaatatagtATGATACATACTTACCATTTTCAAATAACATGGTCAACTAAAACATTATTGATTGTTAAAAGCGCTATTTTACAAAgtctattttttgtaaaaataacaaggtttttgaataaatttgttttattcggTTTTGGCTTTAGGAGCAATTTTCTTAGCTAATTGAGCCATTTGGTCATTGGACTTTTTCTTCtttgattttggttttttttttaggcCCTCTACTTTGACACCTCTAAATTCACTCTTCTTTGGCTTTTTGGCATCATCTGCATCGTCGGACTTGTTATCTTTGCCTGATTTATCCTTTTTACCTTTCTTGCCATCTAGTCTTTGTTTGGCACCCTTCTTAGATGTTAATTCTTTTTCGGCTTGGGCTTCGCGCGCTTCTTTGGCACCCAATTTTCGCACACTAAAACGTTCCACATTTATGGGACGATCATCTACAATGGTGCCATTAAGTTCTAGAGCTAAACCAACACCATCAGGAGACTTAAAGCAGACATAGGCTACACCTTTACAACCTTTGTCGCCATCCCGAATACAGCGTACATAATCAATTTCGCCACAACTACTGAAAATTTCACGTAAAGATTCTTCAGTAGCAgctagagaaaaaataaataaaaagtcaacatttAAAATCGCTAACtggtttaaaatttaactttacaaAACTTACTATATTTTAGACTGCCCACAAATACGGTTTTTTTAGCTTCTTCCTTTTCGTGAAATTGTGGATTTTTTACCGCTAATGTAACCCTTAAATGATTATCCTTGAATTCGACGCCATTTAGCGATAAAGCTTTTTCAGCTGTTTCTTTGTTTTTCAATACTACATAGGCATTCAAAGCACCTGCTGTTCTGCGCTGTTTATGTTTATGCAACACTTGTCCACCTGCGGAACGTAGACGTATAGAGTTGACGGGCCCAAAGTCCTTaaataaacgaatcagttgtacACGTTTCGTGTTAATAGGCAAATTTCCTACAAATACTGTAGCAGCTTCCACAGCAGGGTCTCTAGtttgtttttctgttaaaaGTGCATGTTTAATAAGTTTGTATGTTAATTCTAGAATAGATCTATCTTACCGGctagtttttgttcttttatcaACTGTCTCTTTTGGgtctttttttcctttttcgaCAATACCTTACTACTTGTGGCATCAACAGTTTTACTAACGGGTTTTTCCAATTTCTTTGTTGGCACAACCTTATTAATTTTggaatcaacatttttagtagcaggtttttttaattgttttacttTCTTTACACCATTTGTGGAGGCGGCTACGGCCGTTACTTTCTCCTCtttgttttccgattttttctgttgttttttcaatttttgagcCAATTTCTTGGCTTTTTTCTTTTCCATTTTCTTAAGTTCAGGTTCTGTTACATCCTTGGCTGGAGTCTCTGGTTCAGATTTTTCTAGTTGAACTTTCTTGTTGTTGGATTTCTTTTGCTTTTTCGGTTTTTCATCTGTTACCTTTTGAGGTCCTTCTGTGGATTCTTGATTTTGTTCCGGTTTAGCTgctggattatttttatttttcttgttcttctttttggttttttcagcTCCATCGTTGGTGGGCTTTAGGTTGTTGCTCTCTATTTTTGGAGCCAAATTAATATCTTCCATTTTACCTACGGCATCTTTAAGTTTCTTTTCCTTTTTTGGTTTGTTCTTCTTAACTTTTCCCACCTTTACGATTTCCAATGAAGTATCATTTTCTTTCGATTcagtatttttaacttttttcatttttattacagtttttttttataatttttcacgTGGAGCTCCAACAAAACGAATGAGGtattacaataaacaaaaacacatgTATTGCGTGCAGCAGTTTGCAGTGATGCTAATTTAGCGTTTTCTTTATCGACTCTAGTGATATTAAATCGAACATCGAACAAGCTATGAGCGGGATTCCCGCTGCGTTAACCCATCATATATAATGAATATATCAGTGTTATTTCCTATGTTTTCTCACTTCCtggttatacctgataaatttttatcatgataaacttcaaaatggttgtctagataaaaaattatcaggtatagtctccatttattagtattattgcttcgttatgataaaattgttagtgcttttgcttagacaactttgtcttgacaacaaatgtcatttattgttatgatgaatatttgtcaagtatagacgggggtcaatgtttacattgaaatacaattacgagtttaataaatataaagggttaaatgttttattttacattaaaaatatgtttgacaaTGGAATTTCATGTACATTCCACAATTTATTGCttcatttttaattgaattaatattacaaatttgtttaggTTTTTAAGGAAGAGTTACCAACATTGGCTAAGAGAGCTACCATACTTTTAGTTTCATTGTAACTTGACTgcactttttctaaaaagaaagtaATGCCAAATTAACAATTGAATTTTAGCGGCCATTAGAATTTTTTAACCGAATCATCTTTATtcgttataaagttataaataatttggagATATCTTGATGAAATTTGACGTAGTCAGGGCTGAGgtatttttgagttgatttgtaTTCACACGGGTTCGTAGTTGACTATATGAAATTCCATCCAGATATCCAAtcgttttatttccaaaataaaaagattCTAAACCATTGACAGTTAACGTTGCCTGAAGTAGCGTACAcgtaaatattaatataataattgtattaatattttttgaagccAGTTCTtatcaaatatgtaaaaatattacattgtttttacatttttgtcaaaattttgcaatttttaaatattatttaaaaattttgatttgattatTTATACAAGATGTACACAGTTTTCCTAACCAGAGATGGTCGACATTGACACCCTGCATCTCTTCGTGTATTAAAACAGGGtgttcataaattaaattttcttaaagtcTATACCCTCCTTTACGAATCGTTCATGCATCATTTAGCAATCGGACCAGTTGTTTAGAAGATTCATTTTTATTCTATTTGTGTTTTGGTTCAGCTAATATGGTCTTCGCTATCAATGTAATTAATAACTAGTTTATATGAtttgtatacccaccaccataaatacaaaattctaatacaaatattttttatttataaatatttgatattgtACAATAATGAACAAAATCGGTCGGTTTTTTGtgatagaaaatattaaatcaaatttctatgaaaaattactaaaaa
The nucleotide sequence above comes from Calliphora vicina chromosome 1, idCalVici1.1, whole genome shotgun sequence. Encoded proteins:
- the LOC135964229 gene encoding uncharacterized protein LOC135964229 — encoded protein: MKKVKNTESKENDTSLEIVKVGKVKKNKPKKEKKLKDAVGKMEDINLAPKIESNNLKPTNDGAEKTKKKNKKNKNNPAAKPEQNQESTEGPQKVTDEKPKKQKKSNNKKVQLEKSEPETPAKDVTEPELKKMEKKKAKKLAQKLKKQQKKSENKEEKVTAVAASTNGVKKVKQLKKPATKNVDSKINKVVPTKKLEKPVSKTVDATSSKVLSKKEKKTQKRQLIKEQKLAEKQTRDPAVEAATVFVGNLPINTKRVQLIRLFKDFGPVNSIRLRSAGGQVLHKHKQRRTAGALNAYVVLKNKETAEKALSLNGVEFKDNHLRVTLAVKNPQFHEKEEAKKTVFVGSLKYTATEESLREIFSSCGEIDYVRCIRDGDKGCKGVAYVCFKSPDGVGLALELNGTIVDDRPINVERFSVRKLGAKEAREAQAEKELTSKKGAKQRLDGKKGKKDKSGKDNKSDDADDAKKPKKSEFRGVKVEGLKKKPKSKKKKSNDQMAQLAKKIAPKAKTE